A single window of Phycisphaerae bacterium DNA harbors:
- a CDS encoding zinc-binding alcohol dehydrogenase, whose translation MKAQALVCTEQQEFVLDEVEYSPLQPRDLWVRALRTGVSIGTELLLVRSQVSWGPFPIITGYQGVGIVEQVGSAVKDFAVGDRIYYRGCSAGITWQGRPVSATSGAHASHVVTDSTNVLHGPAKLPEGVDEEAASLFVMPSVGLNGVNMAGVAMGDRVVVIGAGLIGLGNVATAKLRGAVTVAVDIDDQRLAVARQLGADHTINSSREDLDERMKQIVPDGADVVFEASGNPKCVDLGIALCRREGKFVFQGNYGAGPLSFRFLEAHNRRIRAFFPCDDGYVPSRRTVIKLMAEGALDWGRTITHRLDAREAPKFYDDVNRGRVKNLLGAVIRWS comes from the coding sequence ATGAAGGCCCAGGCGCTGGTGTGCACGGAGCAGCAGGAGTTTGTTCTGGATGAGGTGGAATACTCGCCGCTTCAGCCGCGGGACCTGTGGGTGCGGGCGCTGCGCACCGGGGTGAGCATCGGCACCGAACTGCTGCTGGTGCGCAGCCAGGTCTCGTGGGGGCCGTTTCCGATCATCACCGGGTACCAGGGCGTGGGGATCGTCGAACAGGTCGGTTCGGCGGTGAAGGACTTCGCGGTGGGTGACAGAATCTACTACCGCGGCTGCAGTGCGGGAATCACGTGGCAAGGCCGGCCCGTCTCGGCGACGTCGGGAGCGCACGCCTCGCACGTGGTGACCGATTCGACGAACGTGCTGCACGGGCCGGCGAAACTGCCGGAAGGCGTGGACGAGGAGGCGGCGTCGCTCTTCGTGATGCCGTCGGTCGGACTGAACGGCGTGAACATGGCCGGTGTCGCGATGGGCGATCGGGTGGTGGTGATCGGCGCGGGCCTGATCGGTCTGGGCAACGTGGCGACGGCCAAGCTGCGCGGGGCGGTGACGGTGGCGGTGGATATCGACGATCAGCGGCTCGCTGTGGCCAGGCAACTGGGCGCGGACCACACGATCAACTCTTCGCGGGAGGACCTGGACGAACGCATGAAGCAGATCGTTCCGGACGGGGCGGACGTCGTATTCGAGGCGTCGGGCAATCCCAAGTGCGTGGATTTGGGGATCGCCTTGTGCCGGCGGGAAGGTAAATTCGTGTTCCAGGGCAACTACGGCGCCGGGCCGCTGAGCTTCCGGTTCCTCGAAGCCCACAATCGCCGCATCAGGGCGTTTTTCCCCTGCGATGACGGCTATGTCCCGTCGAGGCGGACGGTGATCAAACTGATGGCGGAAGGGGCGCTGGACTGGGGACGGACAATCACCCACCGACTGGACGCCCGCGAGGCCCCGAAGTTCTACGACGACGTGAATCGCGGCCGGGTGAAGAACTTGCTCGGCGCGGTGATCCGGTGGAGCTAG
- a CDS encoding helix-turn-helix transcriptional regulator: MASPSAAFDLHQRLQSRWNSGGRHDRLAARGLLLELLVELLDRSGEPPSSRPEGDPIAARVRRRLDQLSLQPFREAVSIQSALEQLGCSYAHACRRFKRAYGLSPLAYLSALRVERAKLLLRDSDLTVAQIAQRLGFDNVGYFIRRFRRQTALSPRAFARRQRP, translated from the coding sequence ATCGCCTCGCCCTCCGCCGCCTTCGATCTGCACCAGCGTCTCCAATCCCGCTGGAACTCCGGCGGCCGTCACGACCGCTTGGCCGCCCGCGGCCTGCTGCTCGAGCTGCTGGTGGAACTGCTGGATCGAAGCGGCGAACCGCCCTCCAGCCGACCCGAAGGCGACCCCATCGCCGCCCGCGTCCGGCGGCGCCTCGACCAGCTTTCGCTTCAGCCGTTTCGCGAGGCCGTCTCGATCCAGTCCGCCCTCGAGCAACTCGGCTGCAGCTATGCCCACGCCTGCCGGCGGTTCAAACGCGCGTACGGCCTCTCGCCGCTGGCCTACCTCAGCGCCCTGCGGGTCGAGCGGGCCAAGCTCCTGCTTCGCGACTCGGACCTGACCGTCGCCCAGATCGCCCAGCGGCTCGGTTTCGACAACGTCGGCTACTTCATCCGACGCTTCCGCCGTCAGACCGCTCTCTCACCCCGGGCCTTCGCCCGCCGACAGAGGCCTTGA
- a CDS encoding sugar phosphate isomerase/epimerase, with the protein MSIDKVAAQLYTLRDLCKTPADIAETLKKVRQIGYPAVQVSGIGPIDPKELRKLCDDLGLVICASHTGYDDLMNKLTEVIAKHQVWGCTQIAVPVTPDKMRNQSGYVQFAREMSKVGQRLAKEGITLSYHNHSFEFQKYGGKTGLELIYDNSDPQYFQGEIDTYWVQHGGGDPAGWCRRLKNRLPLVHLKDYGIVDNKPTYMEIGEGNLNWAAILPACRDAGTQWYPVEQDVCPGDPIESMKISFENLKRLFKQA; encoded by the coding sequence ATGTCCATCGACAAGGTTGCCGCCCAGCTCTACACGCTTCGCGATCTGTGCAAGACGCCCGCCGACATCGCCGAGACCCTCAAGAAGGTCCGCCAGATCGGTTACCCGGCCGTTCAGGTTTCGGGCATCGGCCCGATCGATCCGAAGGAACTGCGCAAGCTCTGCGACGATCTGGGCCTGGTCATCTGCGCCTCGCACACGGGATATGACGACCTGATGAACAAGCTGACCGAGGTCATTGCCAAGCACCAGGTCTGGGGCTGCACGCAGATCGCCGTGCCCGTAACCCCGGACAAGATGCGAAACCAGAGCGGCTACGTCCAGTTCGCCAGGGAAATGTCCAAGGTCGGACAGCGGCTCGCCAAAGAGGGCATCACCCTCAGCTACCACAACCACTCATTCGAATTCCAGAAGTACGGCGGAAAGACCGGCTTGGAACTGATTTACGACAACTCCGATCCGCAGTACTTCCAGGGTGAGATCGACACCTACTGGGTCCAGCACGGCGGCGGCGACCCGGCCGGGTGGTGCCGGCGGCTCAAGAATCGCCTGCCCCTGGTTCACCTGAAGGACTACGGCATTGTCGACAACAAGCCGACCTACATGGAAATCGGCGAAGGCAACCTGAACTGGGCGGCCATCCTGCCGGCCTGCCGCGACGCCGGCACGCAGTGGTACCCGGTCGAGCAGGATGTCTGCCCCGGCGACCCGATCGAGAGCATGAAGATCAGCTTCGAGAATCTCAAACGTCTTTTCAAGCAGGCCTGA